From a single bacterium genomic region:
- a CDS encoding cupin domain-containing protein, with amino-acid sequence MPFDVYDYRTAVRNVVITPEIRSRFMRMEPGTVATRHSHDLGHEVFLVLEGQAEFEIDGDRAVLGPGQMCFARADQMHQVRVVGATPMTLYLSVTPHLEPTHTLWDEHGNKLPPRYGTATVAERAEQRGLRDSTEVLAGRHVAAAKALADAAATNAAAQEAGAVGLKRALTAGDPAAAKAAFDGMWNQIYLIYKSFQALELSWNALTARAPE; translated from the coding sequence GTGCCGTTCGACGTCTACGATTACCGGACCGCCGTCCGCAATGTGGTCATCACTCCGGAGATCCGGTCGCGCTTCATGCGGATGGAGCCGGGCACGGTGGCCACCCGGCACAGCCACGACCTGGGCCACGAGGTGTTTCTTGTGCTCGAGGGCCAGGCCGAATTCGAGATCGACGGCGACCGGGCCGTCCTCGGCCCCGGCCAGATGTGTTTCGCCCGGGCCGACCAGATGCACCAGGTTCGCGTGGTTGGAGCCACGCCGATGACGCTCTACCTCTCGGTGACGCCTCACCTAGAACCGACGCACACCCTGTGGGACGAGCACGGCAACAAACTCCCGCCGCGGTACGGCACGGCGACTGTGGCAGAGCGCGCCGAGCAACGCGGGCTGCGCGACTCCACCGAGGTGCTGGCCGGCCGACACGTCGCCGCGGCCAAGGCCCTGGCTGATGCCGCGGCGACGAACGCGGCGGCACAGGAAGCGGGGGCGGTGGGGCTCAAGCGGGCGCTCACGGCCGGTGACCCCGCCGCGGCCAAGGCGGCCTTTGATGGCATGTGGAACCAGATCTACCTGATCTACAAGAGCTTTCAAGCGCTCGAACTCTCCTGGAACGCATTGACCGCGCGGGCGCCGGAATGA
- a CDS encoding Gfo/Idh/MocA family oxidoreductase has protein sequence MNTLKIGIIGCGAIAQIQHLPHLRELSDEFVIAGLCDLSPTLLATVGEEYGVPPERRFVDYRDLVRGDVEAVIVCPSGSHAAPSIAAARAGKHVFVEKPMCTTVAEAEAMVAAAEKAERILMVGYMKRHDPTYQYAQARVREMTDVRFIQVNHLHPDNSLHTAEFRVHRFDDIPAAMREATAAEYRRGVAEALGFSDPERVPPALFRAYSTILGSMIHDLGNLHGLFGPPARVRSTEIWAEGRGISTVLEYPDERRAVCTWVDLPELWEFRETLEVYGSRERVLVSFPTGFSRGLPSTVTIHGMDADRTPWKRERSWHDNPFKLELQHFRACVRDGKTPIADGRSAVHDIALVRDIVRAYPNT, from the coding sequence TTGAACACACTCAAGATCGGCATCATCGGCTGCGGGGCGATCGCTCAGATCCAACACCTCCCCCACCTCCGGGAGCTCAGCGACGAGTTCGTGATTGCGGGGTTGTGCGATCTCTCCCCGACCTTGCTCGCCACCGTGGGGGAGGAATACGGCGTTCCGCCCGAGCGGCGGTTCGTCGACTACCGAGACCTCGTCCGCGGCGACGTCGAGGCCGTGATCGTATGTCCGTCTGGGTCGCACGCCGCACCCAGCATCGCCGCGGCCCGCGCCGGCAAGCACGTCTTCGTCGAAAAACCGATGTGCACGACGGTGGCCGAGGCTGAGGCGATGGTCGCCGCGGCGGAGAAGGCCGAGCGTATCCTCATGGTCGGGTACATGAAACGGCACGACCCGACCTACCAGTATGCCCAAGCGCGGGTCCGGGAGATGACCGACGTCCGCTTCATTCAAGTGAACCACCTCCACCCGGACAACAGCCTGCACACGGCGGAGTTTAGGGTGCACCGCTTCGACGACATTCCGGCCGCGATGCGTGAGGCGACGGCCGCCGAATACCGGCGCGGAGTCGCCGAGGCCCTCGGGTTCTCCGATCCCGAGCGGGTGCCGCCGGCGCTCTTTCGAGCCTACTCCACGATCCTCGGCAGCATGATCCACGATCTCGGCAACCTGCACGGCCTCTTTGGCCCGCCGGCGCGCGTGCGCAGCACCGAGATCTGGGCCGAGGGGCGCGGGATCTCCACCGTGCTGGAATACCCCGATGAGCGGCGGGCGGTCTGCACCTGGGTCGACCTGCCGGAGCTCTGGGAGTTTCGGGAAACGCTCGAAGTATACGGCTCTCGGGAGCGCGTGTTGGTCTCCTTCCCGACCGGCTTCTCCCGGGGCCTCCCTTCGACCGTCACCATTCATGGGATGGACGCCGACCGCACGCCCTGGAAGAGGGAGCGTTCCTGGCACGACAACCCGTTCAAACTGGAACTCCAGCACTTCCGGGCGTGCGTGCGCGACGGCAAGACCCCGATCGCCGATGGGCGGAGCGCCGTTCATGATATCGCGCTGGTCCGAGACATCGTGCGGGCGTACCCCAACACGTAA